The following proteins are encoded in a genomic region of Arcobacter cloacae:
- a CDS encoding nucleotidyltransferase domain-containing protein, which yields MRLENIVLTKIKEAIHDSFGNVKIYLFGSRVNDTKKGGDIDIAIDIDLDSIEFRKKKIKFITYLFKKDFHLKIDLVNLNTKDELLKKQIIKDGVLI from the coding sequence ATGAGATTAGAAAATATTGTTTTAACTAAAATAAAAGAAGCTATCCATGATAGTTTTGGAAATGTAAAAATATATCTTTTTGGTAGTCGTGTAAATGACACTAAAAAAGGTGGAGATATTGATATAGCTATTGATATAGATTTGGATTCAATAGAATTTCGTAAAAAAAAGATAAAATTTATAACTTACCTTTTTAAAAAAGATTTTCATCTAAAAATAGATCTTGTAAATCTTAACACAAAAGATGAACTACTAAAAAAACAAATAATAAAAGATGGTGTTTTAATTTGA
- a CDS encoding type II toxin-antitoxin system VapC family toxin: MKVFVDANIILDRYDSKRPSHRFSILCYEYLIANTQIFTSCDLITTIYYINSKYDKKQALFNIQAISKTLKIIEFSNKEVEECCKLMLEDSDYIDLEDTIQYIMAKKHNCDLIISNDKNFVAKDLKILSSEEFCKEFLES, translated from the coding sequence ATGAAAGTATTTGTAGATGCAAATATAATATTAGATAGGTATGATTCAAAAAGACCATCTCATAGATTTAGTATTTTATGTTATGAATATTTAATTGCTAATACACAAATATTTACAAGTTGTGATTTGATAACAACAATTTATTATATAAATTCAAAATATGATAAAAAACAAGCTTTATTTAATATTCAAGCTATTAGTAAAACGCTGAAAATAATAGAATTTTCAAATAAAGAAGTGGAAGAGTGTTGTAAACTTATGCTTGAAGATAGTGATTATATAGATTTGGAAGATACTATTCAATATATTATGGCAAAAAAACATAACTGCGACCTTATAATTTCAAATGATAAAAATTTTGTAGCAAAAGATTTAAAAATTTTAAGTAGTGAAGAATTTTGCAAAGAGTTTTTAGAATCTTAG
- a CDS encoding ribbon-helix-helix protein, CopG family — translation MTIRKNFLLDDEIAKHLEEIAKKENRTQTDVIKSMIEERYEKYSIQEKLEAFRSIVPMPSGSLIGKSVQSIKAEMGANL, via the coding sequence ATGACTATAAGAAAAAATTTTCTACTTGATGATGAAATAGCAAAACACCTTGAAGAGATAGCAAAAAAAGAAAATCGTACTCAGACTGATGTTATAAAAAGTATGATTGAGGAAAGATATGAAAAATATTCAATTCAAGAAAAACTAGAGGCTTTTAGGTCTATTGTTCCTATGCCATCGGGATCATTGATTGGTAAATCAGTACAATCAATCAAAGCAGAAATGGGTGCAAATTTATGA
- a CDS encoding NAD-dependent epimerase/dehydratase family protein, producing MNKLLITGSNGFVGNYFISRYKNKYNIKTFSFLKDHINNLDCSDIDVVFHLSALVHQMGGASCEEYERVNVTQTLQLAKNAKESGVKHFVFMSTVKVYGEETESKYTEDSTCTPEDEYGKSKLKAEIELQKLEDEDFKVSIIRTPIIYGYGVKANIKNLVNLVNKVSILPFGNIQNKRSMVYIGNLCHIVDEVITQQKSGIFLASDDEPLSTSRLIELIAKNLDKKIYLVKIPFFESLLKILKPSFHKRLYGSLEVDNSVTKEVLFGKAKASLPYSVEEGIRLMIKGENI from the coding sequence ATGAATAAATTATTAATCACAGGTTCAAATGGTTTTGTAGGAAACTATTTTATAAGTAGGTATAAAAACAAATATAACATAAAAACTTTTAGCTTTTTAAAAGATCATATAAATAATTTAGATTGTAGTGATATAGATGTAGTTTTTCATCTATCAGCTTTAGTACACCAAATGGGTGGAGCTAGCTGTGAAGAATATGAAAGAGTAAATGTTACTCAAACTTTACAATTAGCTAAAAATGCAAAAGAAAGTGGAGTTAAACACTTTGTTTTTATGAGTACAGTAAAAGTATATGGAGAAGAAACAGAATCAAAATATACAGAAGATAGTACTTGTACTCCAGAAGATGAATATGGAAAAAGTAAATTAAAAGCTGAAATAGAACTTCAAAAGTTAGAAGATGAAGATTTCAAAGTAAGTATTATAAGAACTCCAATCATTTACGGATATGGTGTAAAAGCTAATATTAAAAACCTTGTAAATTTAGTAAATAAAGTTTCAATATTACCTTTTGGGAATATACAAAATAAAAGAAGCATGGTTTATATAGGAAATCTTTGTCACATCGTAGATGAGGTAATAACTCAACAAAAATCAGGAATATTTTTAGCAAGTGATGATGAACCTCTTAGCACTTCAAGATTGATAGAGTTAATAGCAAAAAATTTAGATAAAAAGATATATTTGGTAAAAATACCATTTTTTGAAAGTTTATTAAAAATCTTAAAACCATCATTTCATAAAAGATTATATGGAAGTTTGGAAGTTGATAATAGTGTCACAAAAGAGGTACTTTTTGGTAAAGCTAAAGCATCACTTCCTTATAGTGTGGAAGAGGGAATAAGACTGATGATAAAAGGTGAGAATATCTAG
- a CDS encoding type II toxin-antitoxin system PemK/MazF family toxin, whose amino-acid sequence MMVSKGEIWLANLNPSKKSNEMGKVRPVLVYQNDELNHSDYPTTIIIPLTTHLIDDAEPIRMRINKKEKLKEDSDLVITHIRAIDNNRFIEKLTMLNNIQMQKVKDLFEEIVQ is encoded by the coding sequence ATGATGGTATCTAAAGGTGAAATTTGGCTTGCAAATTTAAATCCAAGTAAAAAAAGTAATGAGATGGGAAAAGTAAGACCTGTACTTGTGTACCAAAATGATGAGTTAAATCATAGTGATTATCCAACTACTATTATTATTCCTCTGACAACTCATTTGATAGATGATGCTGAACCTATAAGAATGAGAATAAATAAAAAAGAAAAACTAAAAGAAGATTCAGATTTAGTGATAACGCATATTAGAGCCATTGATAATAATAGATTTATAGAAAAATTAACAATGTTAAATAATATACAAATGCAAAAAGTAAAAGACTTATTTGAAGAGATAGTTCAATGA
- a CDS encoding CopG family transcriptional regulator: protein MIATVRLDDNLEKTLNRISKIVQKKKSDVIREAIIFYSQSIEQNKKSRILNAIEKTKDIDKKDFEDFEGTTNDGI, encoded by the coding sequence ATGATAGCAACAGTTAGACTTGATGATAATCTTGAAAAAACTCTAAATAGAATATCAAAAATAGTTCAAAAGAAAAAAAGTGATGTTATAAGAGAAGCTATAATTTTTTATTCTCAAAGTATAGAACAAAATAAAAAATCAAGAATTTTAAATGCTATAGAAAAAACAAAAGATATAGATAAAAAAGATTTTGAAGATTTTGAAGGTACAACAAATGATGGTATCTAA